From a single Peromyscus maniculatus bairdii isolate BWxNUB_F1_BW_parent chromosome 4, HU_Pman_BW_mat_3.1, whole genome shotgun sequence genomic region:
- the LOC102911629 gene encoding olfactory receptor-like protein OLF2, which produces MTLENFTVFTEFIFLGLSSRQDVQQALFVFFFLIYGLTVIANLGMVLLIKLDPRLHTPMYYFLSNLSFCDVCYSSTVSPKMLADFLSGQKRITYNLCAVQMYFFGAFADVECLMLAVMAYDRYVAICNPLLYTIAMSKKVCIQLVAVAYVVGLVDSAIHTCCTFRLSFCSSNVINHFFCDIPPLLALSCSDTSINEIVMFTFIGCVVGCSIVTVLLSYCYIIATICRMNSAEGRHKAFSTCASHLTAVAIFHGTLLFMYFRPSSSYSMDTDKMASVFYTVVIPMLNPLIYTLRNKDVKGALKKVISRKAFT; this is translated from the exons ATGACACTTGAAAACTTCACTGTGTTTACTGAATTCATCTTCTTAGGACTTTCTAGCAGACAGGATGTGCAGCAGGCCCTCtttgtcttcttcttcctcatttaTGGCCTAACTGTAATTGCTAATCTAGGAATGGTCCTGCTGATCAAGCTGGACCCCAGGCTGCACACACCTATGTACTATTTCCTGAGCAATCTGTCCTTCTGTGATGTCTGCTACTCCTCCACAGTCTCTCCCAAGATGCTGGCTGATTTCTTGTCTGGACAGAAGAGGATTACTTATAATTTATGTGCTGTTCAAATGTACTTTTTTGGAGCTTTTGCAGATGTAGAATGTCTCATGCTGGCTGTCATGGCCTATGATCGTTATGTTGCCATCTGCAATCCACTGCTCTATACGATTGCAATGTCCAAGAAGGTCTGTATCCAGCTCGTGGCTGTTGCCTATGTGGTAGGCTTGGTGGATTCAGCAATCCACACATGCTGCACATTCCGACTATCCTTCTGCAGTTCAAATGTCATCAACCACTTTTTCTGTGACATTCCACCTCTGCTGGCCCTCTCCTGCTCAGATACATCCATCAATGAGATAGTGATGTTCACTTTCATTGGCTGTGTGGTGGGGTGCAGCATTGTCACAGTTCTTCTCTCCTACTGCTACATCATAGCTACCATCTGCAGGATGAACTCTGCTGAGGGCAGACACAAAGCGTTTTCCACGTGTGCCTCCCACCTCACTGCTGTGGCCATTTTTCATGGAACTCTCCTTTTCATGTACTTCCGACCCAGCTCAAGTTACTCAATGGACACAGACAAAATGGCCTCTGTTTTCTACACAGTTGTTATTCCTATGTTAAACCCACTAATCTATACTTTAAGAAACAAGGATGTGAAGGGGGCTCTGAAGAAGGTAATTA GTAGAAAAGCATTTACTTAA